One window of bacterium genomic DNA carries:
- the rimM gene encoding ribosome maturation factor RimM (Essential for efficient processing of 16S rRNA), with amino-acid sequence MVGEVTRPHGVRGEVRVLPVTDFPERLLRLREVVLVQGSRVRTVAVEAAEASGRFVVMKLAGVETPEAAASLRGATIEVPAADAVPLPPGQFYVFQIVGLRARTPSGDVLGEVVDVLRTGSNDVYVVRGPGGAETLFPAVEGVIESIDLEAGEIVVRPPEWS; translated from the coding sequence GTGGTGGGCGAGGTCACGCGGCCGCACGGCGTGCGCGGCGAGGTGCGCGTGCTGCCGGTTACGGATTTCCCCGAGCGGCTGCTCCGCCTGCGCGAGGTCGTTCTCGTGCAGGGCAGCCGGGTCCGCACCGTCGCGGTCGAAGCCGCGGAGGCGTCCGGCCGGTTTGTCGTCATGAAACTCGCGGGGGTGGAGACCCCCGAGGCGGCAGCCTCGCTCCGCGGCGCGACGATCGAAGTGCCCGCCGCCGACGCGGTGCCGCTGCCGCCGGGACAGTTCTACGTGTTCCAGATCGTCGGCCTGCGCGCGCGCACGCCGTCCGGGGACGTCCTCGGCGAAGTCGTCGACGTGCTGCGGACCGGCAGCAACGACGTCTATGTCGTGCGCGGTCCCGGCGGGGCGGAGACGCTCTTTCCCGCGGTCGAAGGCGTGATCGAGTCCATCGATTTGGAGGCGGGCGAGATCGTGGTGCGGCCGCCGGAGTGGTCCTGA
- a CDS encoding YlqD family protein, which yields MPTITVQRPIVIKTIVTESFKRLYIADLEDAIKRTEAVVQQIDVQARRFDLERQVSPQSRAVRQQLEIERARQDAARAELTARLREAQELKLNDEFTQGTIEGIAELSVGDNLFDKISRAEIVVKDGIVMEIREGAPAGTAAASPSGIITPGG from the coding sequence ATGCCAACGATTACCGTGCAGCGGCCGATCGTCATCAAGACGATCGTGACCGAGAGTTTCAAGCGGCTCTACATCGCCGACCTCGAGGACGCGATCAAGCGGACCGAGGCGGTGGTCCAGCAGATCGACGTGCAGGCGCGGCGGTTCGACCTCGAGCGGCAGGTCTCGCCGCAGTCCCGCGCCGTCCGGCAGCAGCTCGAGATCGAGCGCGCGCGCCAGGACGCGGCGCGCGCCGAGCTGACGGCGCGGCTGCGCGAGGCCCAGGAGCTCAAACTCAACGACGAGTTCACGCAGGGGACGATCGAGGGCATCGCGGAGCTGTCCGTCGGGGACAACCTCTTCGATAAGATCTCGCGGGCCGAGATCGTCGTGAAGGACGGGATCGTGATGGAAATCCGCGAAGGCGCGCCGGCCGGGACGGCGGCGGCCTCGCCGTCGGGCATCATCACGCCCGGCGGCTAG
- a CDS encoding KH domain-containing protein produces the protein MKALVELVARSLVDHPDAVVVDVVDGPQTATIEVRVAADDVGKLIGRGGRIIKAIRTLARAAATGSGKRVNVEVLRP, from the coding sequence GTGAAGGCCCTCGTCGAGCTGGTGGCGCGGTCGCTCGTCGATCATCCCGACGCCGTCGTCGTAGACGTGGTCGACGGGCCCCAGACGGCCACGATCGAGGTCCGCGTCGCGGCGGACGACGTCGGCAAGCTGATCGGGCGCGGCGGCCGCATCATCAAGGCGATTCGCACGCTGGCGCGCGCCGCGGCGACGGGCAGCGGCAAGCGCGTGAACGTGGAGGTCCTGCGGCCCTAG
- the rpsP gene encoding 30S ribosomal protein S16, producing MSVKIRLTRRGAKGQPFYRLVVADSHSPRSGKYLDNVGYYNPRTDPSTMQVNTEKVLAWLRKGARPSDAARVILEKTGVLRQWEESRAKAPR from the coding sequence ATGAGCGTCAAGATCCGGCTGACGCGGCGGGGGGCCAAGGGCCAGCCGTTCTACCGGTTGGTGGTCGCGGATTCCCACAGCCCGCGCAGCGGCAAGTATCTCGACAACGTGGGCTACTACAATCCGCGGACCGACCCGTCGACGATGCAGGTGAACACGGAAAAAGTGCTGGCGTGGCTGCGCAAGGGGGCCCGGCCGTCGGATGCCGCCCGCGTCATCCTCGAAAAGACCGGCGTTCTCCGCCAGTGGGAGGAGAGCCGGGCGAAGGCGCCGCGGTGA